A genome region from Lytechinus pictus isolate F3 Inbred chromosome 14, Lp3.0, whole genome shotgun sequence includes the following:
- the LOC129276558 gene encoding PCNA-associated factor-like: MVRTKADNSCRKAVAAKAPRKALAPTRAGTVMSPSSGGKKDKYGGGNPVNPQPTPEWQKSINTFFTMTPSSSSSSSSGKENTDPEDAPCSSKDVDRTEEEAGGSSSSQEQTPEKMEQEEEEDEESEEEEEEKPAPSRSFKKNRCISDSEDDDE; encoded by the exons ATGGTCAGGACAAAGGCAGACAACTCATGCAGGAAAG CTGTTGCGGCCAAGGCACCAAGGAAAGCTCTGGCACCCACACGGGCAGGGACTGTAATGTCTCCCTCATCAG GAGGAAAGAAGGATAAGTACGGAGGCGGGAATCCAGTTAACCCACAACCGACTCCAGAATGGCAGAAGTCTATCAATACATTCTTCACAATGACACCGTCGTCGTCCTCCTCGTCGTCGTCAGGAAAGGAGAACACAGACCCCGAAGATGCTCCATGCAGTAGCAAAGATGTAGACAG gaCGGAAGAGGAAGCTGGAGGAAGTTCATCTTCTCAAGAACAAACCCCAGAGAAGATGGAacaggaggaggaagaggatgaAGAGAgcgaagaagaggaggaggagaaaccAGCACCATCAAGGAGTTTCAAGAAGAACAGATGCATTAGCGACAGCGAGGATGACGACGAGTAG